The DNA sequence ATCTGCGGCACGTCATGCACGCCAACGTCGGATTGATTCGCGACGCGCGGGGCCTGGAGGCCGCTCTCGGCCGAATTGCCGCGCTCGATGCGAACCACGCCGCGCAGAGCAGCGAACTACGCAACCTCCTCACGGTCGGCCGATTGGTCGCGCAGGCCGCCCTCGCGCGCAAGGAGAGCCGCGGCAGCCACTACCGCAGCGATTATCCGGAACCCGATGAAACGTTGGCGAAACGGTCGTTCATGAAACTGCATAGCGTTGCTTAAGGTAGCGAGCCTGCACGTCGAGCCGATCGTGCGCGCCGCGCTGCTCGAAGATCTCGGGCACGGCGCGGACATCACGACCGATTCCATCGTACCGGCCGGCCGGCGCGCTCGCGCGAGGATCGTCGCACGCCAAACCGGAGTAATCGCCGGCCTCGATGCGGCGCGCACCGCGTTTGCGCTCCTCGATCCGACCGTCGAATTCGAAACGATCGTGGTCGATGGGGATCGCGCGCCGGCCGGCGGTACGGTCGCCGTCGTGAACTGCTCCGCCCGTGCGCTGCTCACCGGCGAGCGCACCGCGCTCAACATGCTCTGTCATTTAAGCGGAATCGCGAGCGCGACGCGCACGCTCGTCGATCTCGTTAGCGCGTATCGCGCCCAGATCGTCTGCACGCGCAAGACCACGCCCGGTCTGCGCGTGTTGGAAAAATACGCCGTGCGTTGCGGCGGCGGCAGCAACCACCGATTCGGTCTCGACGATGCGGTGCTCGTCAAGGACAATCACCTCGCGCTCGCCGGTTCGATCGCGGCCGCGGTTGCGGCCTGCCGCGCGAATGCGGGTCACCTGGTGAAAATCGAAGTCGAAGTCGACACGCTCGCGCAGCTGCGTGAGGCGCTCGAGACGCACGTCGACGCAGTGCTGCTCGACAATATGTCGCCCGAGCAGTTGCGCGAAGCCGTCGCCCTCGTCGCCGGCCGGGTGCTCACCGAAGCGTCCGGCACGATCACTGCCGAAAAAATCGTGGCCATCGCCGCGAGCGGCGTCGACCTGATCTCCAGCGGCTGGATCACGCACTCGGCGCCCGCACTCGATCTCGGCCTGGATATCGAGCTGTAGCCGGCCGACTCGACAGACCGGGAGCCAAACCGGTCGTTCGCGAAGCGGGGCAGTCTTATGGATACGCGTAAATCGCCCGAGCAGACCAAGCAGTCGAAGGCCCCGCACGATACGCCCGAGACGCCGCAAGCGTTGGTGGAATTCATGGCGCAGGGCTGGCTCGATGCGCCGATCACGATCGCGACGGTCCCGCACATCGAGAGCTTTCAAACGCGACGCAAAGCGCTCTCGCGCGCATACCCCGGCTCCTATCTGGTGATCCCGGCCGGCGTTGAAAGGGTCCGCGCGAACGACACCAGCTTTCGCTTCCGCCCGTCGAGCGATTTCGCGTACCTCATGGGCCACGGCGAGCCGGGCGCGCTGCTGGTCTTGGCGCCCCGCGGCAAGGAACACGAATCGATCTTATTCGTGCCTCCTCACAATCGCGGACAGGCCGAATTTTTCACCGATCGCGTGTATGGCGAACTCTGGGTCGGGCGTCATCGCGGCGTAGACGAATCGCAGATTTACTTCGGCGTCGACAAATGCCGTCCGATCGCGCAGATAGCGACCTATCTCGACGAACTGCGCGGCGGCGGTCACGACGTGCGTATCGTGCGCGATCACAACGAAAAGATCGACGCGACGCTCCCAGCGTCGGAGAACGATGCCGCACTCGCGACGCACCTTGGTGAGATGCGTCTGGTCAAAGACGAGGTCGAGATCGCCGAGCTGCGCACGTGCTGCGAGATAACCAAGCGCGCGTTTGAAGACGTCATTCGCATCCTGCCTCGCGCAAAATCGGAACGGGAAGTCGAAGCGGCATTTTGGAGCCGGGCGCGTATCGAGGCCAACGACGTCGGCTACCTCACGATCGCGGCGGCCGGAAACCACGCCTGCACGCTGCACTGGAATCACAATCACGGTGCGATTCGCAAGGGCGATCTGCTCTTACTCGATGCGGGGGTCGAAGTCGAATCGCTTTACACGGCGGATATCACTCGAACGCTGCCGATATCCGGCACGTTCACGGCCGAGCAGCGCGCCGTTTACGAGATCGTGTACGAGGCGCAGCGCGCCGGATTCGAAGCCGTAAAACCGGGCAACGATTTTCTCGAACCGAATCGCGCGGCGATGCGCGTTTTGACCCAAGGGCTCATCGATCTCGGCATCCTCAAGATGTCGCTCGACGAAGCGCTGGATACCGACAATCAGTACTACCGCCGCTACACGCTGCACGGCGTAAGCCACATGCTCGGCATCGACGTGCACGATTGTGCCAAGGCGCGCTCGGAGACCTATCGGTACGGCGCGCTCGAGGCCGGCATGGTGCTGACCGTCGAGCCGGGGCTCTACTTCCAGCCCGACGATGCGACGGTCCCGGAGCGTTTCCGCGGGATCGGCGTGCGCATCGAAGACGACGTGGTCGTCACACCAAACGGCTACGAAAATCTCTCGGGGATTCTGCCGTCGGCACCCGATGCCGTCGAAGCCTGGATGCGCGATCTGCAAAGCTGAGGCGGCCTGCGGCGATTAGCGGGGAACCGCATCCGGCCGCTTAACCATCGCAAATCCGCTAAAAGCAGCCAGGGAGCTTCTCGAACGTGCTGATCGTCGACCACATACGAAAGGACTTCGGGACGGTTCGGGCCGTACGCGACGTTTCGTTCGAAATCGCACCGGGCACCACGTTCGGACTGCTCGGTCCCAACGGTGCCGGCAAGACCACGACGATGCGCATGATTCTCGATATTCTCACGCCCGATGACGGACGCATCACCTGGAACGGTAAACGCGTCGATAGCGCCTTGCGGCGCCGCTTCGGCTATTTGCCCGAGGAGCGCGGCTTGTACGGCAAAATGCGCGTGCGCGAGCAGATCGCGTACTTCGGGCGCTTGCACGGAT is a window from the Candidatus Baltobacteraceae bacterium genome containing:
- the nadC gene encoding carboxylating nicotinate-nucleotide diphosphorylase is translated as MLKVASLHVEPIVRAALLEDLGHGADITTDSIVPAGRRARARIVARQTGVIAGLDAARTAFALLDPTVEFETIVVDGDRAPAGGTVAVVNCSARALLTGERTALNMLCHLSGIASATRTLVDLVSAYRAQIVCTRKTTPGLRVLEKYAVRCGGGSNHRFGLDDAVLVKDNHLALAGSIAAAVAACRANAGHLVKIEVEVDTLAQLREALETHVDAVLLDNMSPEQLREAVALVAGRVLTEASGTITAEKIVAIAASGVDLISSGWITHSAPALDLGLDIEL
- a CDS encoding aminopeptidase P family protein; the protein is MDTRKSPEQTKQSKAPHDTPETPQALVEFMAQGWLDAPITIATVPHIESFQTRRKALSRAYPGSYLVIPAGVERVRANDTSFRFRPSSDFAYLMGHGEPGALLVLAPRGKEHESILFVPPHNRGQAEFFTDRVYGELWVGRHRGVDESQIYFGVDKCRPIAQIATYLDELRGGGHDVRIVRDHNEKIDATLPASENDAALATHLGEMRLVKDEVEIAELRTCCEITKRAFEDVIRILPRAKSEREVEAAFWSRARIEANDVGYLTIAAAGNHACTLHWNHNHGAIRKGDLLLLDAGVEVESLYTADITRTLPISGTFTAEQRAVYEIVYEAQRAGFEAVKPGNDFLEPNRAAMRVLTQGLIDLGILKMSLDEALDTDNQYYRRYTLHGVSHMLGIDVHDCAKARSETYRYGALEAGMVLTVEPGLYFQPDDATVPERFRGIGVRIEDDVVVTPNGYENLSGILPSAPDAVEAWMRDLQS